From Marinobacter alexandrii, one genomic window encodes:
- the arsS gene encoding arsenosugar biosynthesis radical SAM (seleno)protein ArsS (Some members of this family are selenoproteins.), producing the protein MLKSLKKQNHKLSSPEGQIEVLDDAEAINIPAFKDKISDIGLLPLKPTSIEIFQVNVGKMCNQVCAHCHVDAGPDRKEIMTQETMQQCLDAIRDTDIKTVDLTGGAPEMNPSFRWFVEELSAMGKQVIVRCNLTIILANPKYNDLPEFFKKHNVNVVSSLPYFTAKRTDAQRGDGVFDKSIKALQMLNAVGYGKKGTGLKLDLVYNPAGAFLPGDQGTLLDQFTKKLLEYDIEFNELFAITNLPVSRFLEYLVKTEKYEDYMNELVNAFNPMAAQGVMCRNTLSVSWDGYLYDCDFNQMLELKVNAPSHIQEFDIDALTKREIILNQHCYGCTAGAGSSCGGTTA; encoded by the coding sequence ATGCTAAAATCTTTAAAAAAACAAAATCACAAACTTTCTTCACCGGAGGGACAAATTGAAGTATTGGATGATGCGGAAGCCATTAACATCCCTGCATTTAAAGACAAGATTTCGGACATAGGTCTATTACCTCTGAAGCCTACAAGCATTGAGATCTTTCAAGTCAATGTAGGCAAAATGTGCAATCAGGTATGTGCACATTGTCATGTAGATGCTGGTCCTGACAGAAAAGAGATTATGACCCAAGAAACCATGCAGCAATGTTTGGATGCCATTCGGGACACTGATATAAAAACTGTTGACCTTACGGGTGGCGCACCTGAAATGAATCCAAGCTTCAGATGGTTTGTTGAAGAGCTCTCAGCAATGGGTAAGCAAGTAATCGTGCGATGTAATCTTACAATCATTCTTGCCAATCCAAAGTATAATGACTTACCTGAATTCTTCAAAAAGCACAACGTTAATGTAGTATCAAGCCTTCCCTACTTTACTGCGAAGAGAACTGATGCTCAGCGTGGAGACGGTGTTTTTGACAAATCCATCAAAGCTCTGCAAATGCTAAATGCCGTAGGATATGGAAAGAAAGGAACCGGGCTGAAGTTAGATCTGGTTTACAATCCTGCTGGTGCTTTCTTACCCGGAGATCAAGGTACGCTTTTAGATCAGTTTACCAAAAAACTATTAGAGTATGACATTGAGTTCAATGAGCTCTTTGCCATTACCAATTTGCCTGTAAGTCGATTCTTAGAGTATTTGGTAAAGACAGAAAAGTACGAAGATTACATGAATGAACTTGTGAATGCCTTTAACCCTATGGCTGCTCAAGGTGTGATGTGTAGAAACACTTTAAGTGTAAGTTGGGATGGGTATCTGTATGACTGTGATTTCAATCAAATGCTGGAATTGAAAGTCAATGCTCCTAGTCATATTCAAGAATTTGACATTGACGCATTGACCAAAAGAGAGATCATTCTAAATCAACATTGCTATGGGTGCACAGCTGGGGCTGGTTCCAGTTGTGGTGGTACTACAGCCTAA
- a CDS encoding ABC transporter substrate-binding protein, with protein MREIRIGGVPEHYNLPIHLAIENGLFEKEGIRIKWTDFPGGTGDMKEALRNNESDLCILLTEGIVTDILNGNPSKIVSGYVKTSLTWGIHTQAQSSITDAANIFDKSIAISRFGSGSHLMPIVNAMMSDQSIDAGQFVEIGNIDGAISSLNEGATEIFYWEKFTTKPYLEKGRLKRIGEFISPWPCFMIAATNNIIEKDAELINKVLKIIHKGNSLFMELKNALNIVSKRYDLDTKDAARWYHATEWSVNGWVSNKMLEGVLYSLKEASIVPEVATTEGIIWKQNERK; from the coding sequence ATGCGTGAAATCAGAATTGGAGGTGTTCCTGAACACTACAACTTACCTATCCATCTAGCCATAGAAAATGGGCTCTTTGAAAAGGAAGGCATCCGAATCAAATGGACAGATTTTCCAGGTGGTACTGGCGATATGAAGGAGGCCCTGAGAAATAATGAAAGTGACCTTTGCATCTTATTGACAGAAGGAATAGTTACTGATATTCTAAATGGCAATCCATCAAAAATTGTAAGTGGCTATGTTAAAACCTCTCTTACCTGGGGTATTCACACGCAAGCGCAAAGCTCTATAACAGACGCTGCGAACATTTTTGATAAAAGCATAGCTATTAGTCGATTTGGATCCGGCTCACACCTGATGCCTATTGTGAATGCCATGATGAGTGATCAAAGCATAGATGCTGGTCAGTTTGTAGAAATAGGAAATATAGATGGAGCCATTTCTTCGTTAAATGAGGGGGCTACAGAAATTTTCTATTGGGAAAAATTTACAACTAAGCCTTATCTGGAGAAAGGGCGGCTAAAAAGAATAGGTGAGTTTATTTCTCCATGGCCCTGCTTTATGATTGCAGCTACGAATAATATCATTGAAAAAGATGCCGAGCTGATCAATAAAGTCTTAAAGATCATTCATAAAGGCAATAGCCTATTTATGGAGCTGAAAAATGCTCTAAACATAGTTTCTAAAAGGTATGACCTTGACACGAAGGACGCAGCAAGATGGTATCATGCAACAGAATGGTCCGTAAATGGATGGGTAAGTAACAAAATGCTTGAAGGAGTACTTTATTCGCTGAAGGAGGCTTCAATTGTTCCGGAAGTGGCCACCACTGAAGGTATTATTTGGAAACAAAATGAACGTAAATAA
- a CDS encoding DUF4920 domain-containing protein, protein MKKFLLIILAVACTGPAEKFSNHGEEISSNGAITTNAFLDQVNDQEADFKVRGTIEEVCQMKGCWMVLKNDVGASIRVTFKDYGFFVPKDISGREVIIEGIANKEMLDEDVAKHYAEDGGKEYDESMRDAITFVAHGVLVKES, encoded by the coding sequence ATGAAGAAGTTTCTATTGATCATATTAGCTGTTGCATGCACAGGGCCTGCAGAGAAATTTTCTAACCATGGAGAAGAGATTTCATCCAATGGAGCTATTACGACAAATGCTTTTCTTGATCAGGTGAATGATCAAGAGGCAGATTTCAAGGTGAGAGGTACAATAGAAGAAGTCTGCCAGATGAAAGGTTGTTGGATGGTACTTAAAAATGATGTTGGAGCGAGTATTCGAGTTACCTTTAAAGACTATGGTTTTTTTGTTCCAAAAGATATTAGTGGAAGGGAAGTCATCATCGAAGGAATAGCCAATAAAGAAATGCTAGATGAAGACGTAGCTAAGCACTACGCTGAAGATGGAGGCAAAGAATACGATGAGTCCATGCGAGATGCTATCACATTCGTTGCGCATGGTGTTTTAGTGAAAGAAAGCTGA
- a CDS encoding GIY-YIG nuclease family protein encodes MEDPATSAGQEVHLPDLFQHFQIRMNIYYVYILTNHGRTVFYTGFTDDLGRRMYEHKNKLFPGFTARYNCNILLYYEEYEDADEARHRENQVKRYKREWKRNLVDSINSEWNDLSDQFPFEP; translated from the coding sequence ATGGAAGATCCCGCAACAAGTGCGGGACAGGAAGTACACTTGCCGGACTTGTTCCAGCATTTTCAAATAAGAATGAACATCTATTATGTATACATATTGACCAATCATGGTAGGACAGTTTTTTATACTGGCTTTACGGATGATTTAGGAAGAAGAATGTATGAACATAAGAATAAATTATTTCCAGGATTCACGGCGAGATACAACTGTAATATTTTGCTTTATTATGAAGAGTATGAAGATGCTGATGAAGCTCGTCATAGAGAAAATCAAGTGAAACGATATAAGAGAGAATGGAAAAGAAACTTGGTAGACTCCATTAATTCTGAATGGAACGATTTAAGTGATCAGTTTCCGTTTGAACCCTAA
- a CDS encoding HAMP domain-containing sensor histidine kinase: MSLTSENRFNLILLKFKEPLEKRYMLNRMDQDIYGFKLMFGTLLLVNPLLIFLDISRFEDPYNSIGVRFSLEVILIIIFISSHRIKGGDILRYQSLFFLSSTAVYLFLLAADYILKEDIYALFIPNVTTITVIINASFIGLRFRHSILINVLMLTLYTVYAYTLSSQVAHQGQVVYMFVFYIIATILSYLFERKNRELFLKNEEIEEKTGTILIKNIKLQRENDIKDSLISILSHDVKGPLTTLESLLKLKEDKLMSDAELFAHFDRLSSTVGKIRQFTERTILWVKSQMDGFKVTKKPTKIFTLISDIIGLLSNEVEGKQIAIENQISKDTLLDVDAEMFSIVIRNLLNNAVKFSNAHSTVTIEDSKTYNSYRIHVRDNGVGVPESKKSSIFTLDELVTEGTKKEKGTGLGLSLCYNIMKKLDGQLTFVSEENEGSTFTMIFPTNT; encoded by the coding sequence TTGTCACTAACGTCTGAAAATCGATTTAACTTAATCTTATTAAAGTTTAAGGAACCTCTGGAAAAGAGATACATGCTCAACCGGATGGATCAGGATATCTATGGCTTCAAACTGATGTTTGGCACTCTACTCTTGGTCAACCCACTCCTTATATTTCTCGACATATCCAGGTTTGAAGATCCCTACAATTCCATTGGTGTCAGGTTTTCACTCGAGGTTATTTTGATTATTATTTTCATCTCAAGTCACCGGATAAAGGGTGGCGATATCTTACGATATCAATCACTTTTCTTTCTTTCATCTACAGCTGTTTATCTTTTTCTTCTTGCCGCTGACTATATCCTCAAGGAGGATATATATGCTTTGTTCATTCCAAATGTTACAACCATTACGGTCATCATCAATGCTTCATTTATTGGATTGAGGTTCAGGCATTCAATCCTTATAAATGTCTTAATGCTAACGCTATATACTGTGTATGCTTATACGCTATCAAGTCAAGTAGCACACCAAGGTCAGGTAGTCTATATGTTTGTTTTTTACATAATTGCAACTATACTCAGCTATTTATTTGAGCGTAAAAACAGGGAATTATTTCTAAAGAATGAGGAAATTGAAGAGAAGACTGGGACGATTCTTATCAAAAACATCAAACTTCAAAGAGAAAATGACATCAAAGATTCGTTGATATCCATTCTGTCTCATGATGTAAAAGGACCGCTAACGACTTTAGAGTCATTATTAAAGTTGAAAGAAGATAAATTAATGAGCGATGCAGAATTATTTGCTCATTTTGATAGACTTAGCTCCACAGTAGGTAAAATACGTCAATTCACTGAGCGAACTATTCTATGGGTAAAATCCCAGATGGATGGATTTAAGGTCACCAAAAAACCTACGAAGATATTCACCTTAATTTCAGATATCATCGGCCTTTTATCAAATGAAGTGGAGGGCAAACAAATAGCCATCGAAAATCAAATATCTAAGGATACGCTACTTGACGTTGACGCTGAGATGTTTTCCATCGTAATCAGAAACCTCCTGAACAATGCTGTTAAATTCAGCAACGCTCATTCTACTGTTACCATTGAAGACTCTAAGACATATAATTCTTACCGTATTCATGTACGAGACAATGGTGTAGGTGTTCCTGAATCGAAAAAATCTTCCATTTTCACCCTGGATGAGCTTGTTACTGAAGGAACGAAAAAAGAAAAAGGAACAGGACTTGGATTATCCTTATGCTATAACATAATGAAGAAGCTTGATGGACAATTAACTTTCGTATCAGAGGAGAATGAAGGATCTACTTTCACCATGATCTTTCCGACCAACACATGA
- a CDS encoding arsenosugar biosynthesis-associated peroxidase-like protein, which translates to MKETYYNKEDLKKFGQITEWQKELGDKFFDYYGSVFKEGALTEREKSLIALAVSHAVQCPYCIEAYTSDLLKKGVDEEQMMEAVHVTAAIKSGAALVHGVQMMNQVNDKLM; encoded by the coding sequence ATGAAAGAGACCTATTATAATAAGGAAGACCTTAAGAAATTCGGGCAAATTACTGAATGGCAAAAAGAACTAGGAGATAAGTTTTTTGATTATTACGGTAGTGTATTTAAAGAAGGAGCACTGACAGAACGAGAGAAATCTCTAATTGCTCTAGCTGTTTCTCATGCAGTGCAATGCCCATATTGTATTGAAGCATATACGTCTGATTTGTTAAAGAAGGGTGTTGACGAGGAACAAATGATGGAAGCTGTGCACGTTACTGCAGCAATAAAAAGTGGAGCAGCCTTGGTTCATGGTGTACAGATGATGAATCAGGTAAACGATAAATTAATGTAA
- a CDS encoding PD-(D/E)XK nuclease family protein: MSFLFQVADHLLSHHQDHLGDCTVVFPNRRAGLFLKKHLSQKVDKPVWSPATLSLEDFLFTFSDTRKTDPLTLIFELFESFKIHQAQAEGFESFYFWGEMLLKDFEEVDHYLVSPEQLFTYVKDDRQLAEDFYFLDEEQEKIIKKFWQEFLPTATRTQEQFVETWRILMPVYTTFKERIRKQGIGYASHVYRDLVDNLDVINYDESKPLIFAGFNALTPAEESLIKHFISKFNAEVLWDIDTYYVSDTNQEAGDFLRKYAKDPILGTSFPNPLPNKIAKPKEVEVTGVSLEVGQAKLIGEEVDRLMEEGAKKEEIVIVLPQDYMLFPVLNAIPDRIDKLNVTMGYPLKDTPLFGLLEAAIELQEHASLSPENGLSFYHKPTIDILSHPYLYKEDKNPLDKLISEIKKKNQIRVFQKEIQGIQSTVLNTIFRQVGEKNSLAVYLQEIISVLGDQVVERFGLEREYLYHFQQLLSRLNEILEMQTTAIDSKTFKSLFRKATRSVKIPFTGEPVVGLQVMGVLETRNLDFKHLLMLNMNEDIFPASQKVGSFIPYRIRKAFDLPTFETQDSIYAYLFYRLFQHSQQLSFYYNMYADFGMSGEVSRFIRQIELESGLDVRRKKLSNSIQVNEIKSISIDTSQEVLDKLAIYTDGVPEMDQRRLSASALNIYLDCRLKFYFRYVLRLFSGDEMSDHLDARHFGNALHRTLEYLYLDTMNEKGSRIIDENDFFRMESSIDGAMEKAFKAEFGMKGKKRFEFKDRNVVMAEIIRKFVKQLIEMDKKYVPFEIVSLEAEDKYERFIEINPNESKINVKLGADIDRVDKKDDTVRVIDYKTGRDETEIGSFDNIFNPDVYYKYQAGRKAGYQTFFYAWLYASKYGQDNAIVPGLINIKQFFQSDFDYRLKTNGNPIADSRAFLPPFEDKMKELLEEIFSKDQSFDQTEDLKKCTFCDFKGICER, from the coding sequence ATGTCCTTCCTCTTCCAAGTAGCCGATCATTTACTTTCACATCATCAAGATCATTTAGGTGATTGTACGGTCGTATTCCCCAATAGAAGAGCTGGACTATTCTTGAAGAAACACCTTTCTCAGAAAGTAGATAAACCTGTTTGGTCGCCTGCTACATTGAGTTTGGAAGATTTCCTTTTCACCTTTTCAGATACCAGGAAGACAGATCCACTAACACTTATTTTTGAGTTGTTTGAATCTTTCAAAATTCATCAGGCACAGGCAGAGGGTTTTGAGTCGTTTTACTTCTGGGGGGAAATGCTTCTAAAGGATTTTGAAGAAGTGGATCATTATCTGGTCAGCCCAGAGCAACTGTTCACTTATGTCAAAGATGATCGTCAGTTGGCTGAAGACTTTTATTTCTTGGATGAAGAACAAGAGAAAATAATCAAGAAGTTCTGGCAAGAATTTTTACCTACTGCGACGAGAACACAGGAACAATTTGTGGAGACGTGGCGTATTCTAATGCCTGTTTACACCACTTTCAAAGAGCGAATCAGAAAACAAGGAATTGGCTATGCTTCTCATGTTTATCGAGATCTGGTAGATAACTTGGATGTCATCAACTATGACGAAAGCAAGCCTCTTATCTTTGCAGGATTCAATGCATTGACTCCAGCCGAGGAATCGTTGATCAAGCACTTTATCTCTAAGTTCAATGCAGAAGTTTTATGGGATATTGACACCTACTACGTGTCTGATACCAATCAGGAAGCTGGTGATTTTTTGCGTAAGTATGCAAAAGATCCAATACTTGGTACAAGCTTTCCTAATCCGCTTCCAAATAAAATAGCAAAACCTAAAGAAGTAGAAGTCACCGGTGTTTCACTTGAAGTAGGACAAGCCAAATTAATAGGAGAGGAGGTTGATCGACTGATGGAAGAAGGAGCCAAGAAGGAAGAGATTGTCATTGTGCTTCCTCAAGACTATATGCTCTTCCCAGTATTGAATGCTATTCCTGATAGAATAGACAAGCTGAATGTAACCATGGGTTACCCACTCAAGGATACGCCTTTGTTTGGATTACTGGAGGCTGCTATTGAGTTGCAGGAGCATGCAAGTCTTTCACCAGAAAACGGACTTTCATTTTATCATAAGCCAACGATTGATATTCTCAGCCATCCGTATCTCTACAAAGAAGACAAGAACCCATTGGATAAGTTGATTAGTGAGATCAAAAAGAAAAACCAAATACGGGTTTTCCAAAAAGAGATTCAAGGAATACAATCTACGGTACTCAATACGATCTTTAGGCAAGTAGGAGAAAAGAACAGCCTTGCTGTGTACTTACAAGAAATTATCTCTGTACTTGGAGATCAAGTGGTGGAGCGTTTTGGACTTGAGCGAGAATACCTGTACCACTTTCAGCAGCTATTGTCTAGGCTGAATGAGATTCTGGAGATGCAAACGACAGCTATAGATAGCAAGACGTTTAAAAGTCTTTTTAGAAAAGCTACAAGATCTGTCAAGATTCCATTTACAGGGGAGCCAGTTGTAGGACTGCAGGTGATGGGGGTATTGGAGACACGAAACTTGGATTTCAAGCATTTACTAATGCTTAACATGAATGAAGACATCTTTCCTGCTTCTCAGAAAGTAGGTTCTTTTATACCATATCGTATTCGAAAAGCATTTGATCTGCCTACGTTCGAGACGCAAGACTCCATCTATGCTTACTTGTTTTACAGACTATTCCAGCACTCTCAACAGCTTTCATTCTACTACAATATGTATGCAGATTTCGGCATGAGTGGAGAAGTCAGCCGGTTTATTCGTCAAATAGAATTGGAAAGTGGGCTGGATGTGAGACGTAAAAAGCTAAGCAATTCAATCCAGGTGAACGAGATCAAATCTATTTCCATTGATACCTCTCAAGAGGTATTGGATAAGCTTGCTATTTACACAGATGGAGTTCCTGAAATGGATCAACGAAGATTATCCGCTTCAGCGCTAAACATCTATTTGGATTGTAGATTAAAATTTTATTTCCGCTATGTATTGAGACTTTTCTCAGGAGATGAGATGAGTGACCACCTGGATGCACGTCATTTTGGAAATGCCTTACACAGAACCTTAGAGTATCTCTATTTGGATACCATGAATGAGAAAGGATCACGAATCATAGATGAGAATGATTTCTTCCGCATGGAAAGCTCTATAGATGGGGCAATGGAGAAGGCATTTAAAGCAGAGTTTGGAATGAAGGGAAAGAAACGTTTCGAATTCAAAGATCGAAATGTCGTGATGGCTGAGATTATTCGAAAGTTTGTGAAACAGCTAATCGAGATGGATAAGAAATATGTGCCTTTCGAGATTGTAAGCCTTGAAGCTGAAGACAAGTACGAACGATTTATTGAAATCAATCCAAATGAAAGCAAGATCAATGTGAAACTTGGGGCTGATATCGATCGGGTGGACAAAAAAGACGATACTGTTCGAGTTATTGATTACAAAACCGGAAGAGATGAAACGGAGATTGGCTCATTTGATAACATCTTCAATCCGGATGTGTACTATAAATATCAAGCTGGTCGGAAGGCTGGTTATCAAACCTTTTTTTATGCATGGCTTTATGCCTCTAAGTATGGACAAGACAATGCCATCGTTCCAGGGTTAATCAATATCAAGCAATTCTTCCAATCAGATTTTGATTACCGACTCAAAACCAATGGTAATCCAATTGCTGATTCAAGAGCTTTCCTTCCTCCGTTCGAGGATAAAATGAAGGAACTGCTAGAAGAAATTTTCAGTAAGGACCAATCCTTTGATCAAACGGAGGACTTGAAGAAATGTACGTTCTGTGATTTTAAAGGAATCTGCGAACGATAA
- a CDS encoding zinc-binding dehydrogenase has protein sequence MKAYQLRRTGKPEILKMTEISEPTPKSNEVKVKVETIGINYAEILSRKGQYSWAPKKPYTMGMECYGEVVEVGIDIKRFNVGDKVIVGQQYGSYAEYACAPEHLCFPAFSSFTPEENAAYLVSFMTAWVALKKLCRVEEGERILIQAAAGGLGTAAVQIGTALKCEVYGTASKEDKLELIRKLGGKPINYRTTDFYEEIMKDGGQVDCVLETVGGDVFKKSMKLLNSFGRLVVIGFASMNLVKWNPISWVKTYLDAPKVNMMKMATESKGVYASHIGYLTANEELTSGIWEELSSFTNKHNLKPVVGKVFAFDELPKAHRFMESRDSFGKLIIKVPS, from the coding sequence ATGAAAGCATATCAACTACGTAGAACAGGCAAACCAGAGATTTTAAAAATGACAGAAATTTCTGAACCTACGCCAAAATCAAACGAAGTGAAGGTGAAGGTTGAAACCATTGGGATTAACTACGCTGAAATTTTATCAAGAAAAGGCCAGTATAGCTGGGCTCCTAAAAAACCATATACCATGGGTATGGAATGCTATGGAGAGGTCGTCGAGGTAGGTATTGACATTAAACGATTTAATGTTGGAGATAAAGTTATCGTAGGACAGCAGTATGGATCGTACGCAGAGTATGCCTGCGCACCAGAACACTTATGTTTTCCGGCATTCTCTTCTTTTACGCCAGAGGAAAATGCTGCTTACCTGGTGAGTTTTATGACTGCCTGGGTGGCATTGAAAAAATTGTGCAGAGTAGAAGAGGGGGAACGTATTTTGATCCAAGCCGCTGCAGGTGGGTTGGGGACAGCTGCTGTACAAATTGGGACTGCTCTTAAATGTGAGGTCTATGGCACAGCAAGTAAAGAGGACAAGCTGGAATTAATTAGAAAGCTAGGAGGAAAGCCTATTAATTATAGAACAACAGATTTTTACGAAGAGATAATGAAAGATGGAGGGCAAGTTGATTGTGTGTTGGAAACGGTAGGAGGTGATGTGTTTAAAAAAAGTATGAAACTACTAAATTCTTTTGGGAGGTTGGTCGTCATCGGATTTGCAAGCATGAACCTTGTCAAATGGAATCCCATTTCCTGGGTGAAAACCTATCTGGATGCTCCAAAAGTTAACATGATGAAAATGGCAACCGAAAGTAAAGGGGTATATGCCTCTCATATTGGTTATTTAACTGCCAATGAAGAATTGACATCAGGCATATGGGAAGAACTGTCTTCTTTTACCAATAAGCACAACCTGAAGCCCGTAGTAGGTAAGGTCTTTGCTTTCGATGAACTACCAAAAGCTCATCGTTTTATGGAATCCAGAGACTCTTTTGGGAAGCTTATTATCAAAGTGCCCAGTTGA
- a CDS encoding tetratricopeptide repeat protein: protein MKQTLNLFFLLISLLAFGSSTTKEELKSINGLIENNIDTALILSKRILERSYTNDDSYGIVKGNLFLGYIHEKQQDYVKAVLYYLEGIRQADKLSYENIERDKIQIRKNLANVFRQFEANRLATKYNLEAIDLAINHDFSNYIIDLKYNQALVYQKNKQYHESSQFMLEILPMIEHEGYKSEIINQIGLVYLESKEYQKAEEYFNQLINIPYEVRLFKAKALHNLGEINYETGNIDKSIDHLRQSIKIMTSIEGVDNYSIFLSFRNIGRYLFEVGNVDEAEEFLIKAEQIAEYAEWDASSFEIYKTLSSLNYSIGNDNLGKEYSDLYFSKIQDYLKTQDDLQKKEKEINFDLVAKTYHDEIAQQERIADILFYSKLISFSLLTLLILVVAFNRYQKVRLRKSILEDLLELKIVE, encoded by the coding sequence ATGAAGCAAACGCTTAATCTATTCTTTTTACTTATTAGCCTACTAGCATTTGGTTCTTCTACTACTAAAGAAGAACTAAAATCTATTAATGGTTTAATAGAAAATAATATAGATACAGCACTTATTCTTTCTAAAAGAATACTTGAAAGGTCTTATACAAATGATGATTCTTACGGAATCGTAAAAGGAAATCTTTTTCTGGGCTATATCCACGAAAAACAACAAGACTATGTGAAAGCTGTACTTTACTACTTAGAAGGCATCAGACAGGCAGACAAACTATCCTATGAGAATATAGAGAGAGATAAAATTCAAATTCGAAAAAACCTAGCAAACGTTTTTCGTCAATTTGAAGCAAATCGATTAGCTACTAAATATAACCTTGAAGCCATTGACCTAGCCATAAATCACGATTTCTCTAATTATATTATTGATCTTAAATATAATCAGGCGCTTGTTTATCAAAAAAACAAACAGTATCATGAATCATCTCAATTTATGTTGGAAATTCTTCCAATGATTGAGCATGAAGGGTATAAAAGTGAAATCATTAACCAAATTGGATTAGTCTATCTAGAAAGTAAAGAATATCAAAAGGCTGAAGAGTACTTCAATCAGCTAATAAATATACCTTATGAAGTAAGACTATTTAAGGCCAAAGCACTGCATAACCTTGGAGAAATAAACTATGAAACTGGTAATATTGATAAATCCATTGACCATTTAAGACAGTCAATTAAAATAATGACTTCAATTGAAGGTGTAGATAATTACAGCATTTTTCTCTCTTTCAGAAACATTGGAAGATATCTTTTTGAAGTTGGGAATGTCGATGAAGCTGAGGAATTCCTCATAAAAGCAGAGCAAATAGCTGAATATGCTGAATGGGATGCCAGTAGTTTTGAAATATATAAAACACTTTCTTCGTTAAATTATTCTATAGGAAACGATAACCTAGGCAAAGAATATAGTGATCTGTATTTTTCAAAAATTCAAGATTACTTAAAAACACAAGATGATCTCCAAAAGAAAGAAAAAGAAATCAACTTTGATCTAGTTGCTAAAACTTATCATGATGAGATTGCTCAACAGGAACGCATTGCTGATATCTTATTCTATTCTAAACTAATTTCTTTCAGTTTACTCACACTCCTCATACTAGTCGTTGCATTCAATAGATATCAGAAAGTAAGACTTAGAAAAAGTATCCTTGAGGACTTATTGGAACTGAAAATAGTAGAATAA
- a CDS encoding pentapeptide repeat-containing protein, with the protein MEISESLSTKLRIAMLLLFGIFVIRGFAQTSVSASQIMEDIREGKSISYENATIVGELDFTYMAEKMPDLPRKSKWWNNGGSNTVEESIGVNVSFKNCTFEEDVLAYIHDERSGYTFTADFDKDVIFQNCNFQRNSMFKYSDFDGKADFSGSEFQRETTFKYAEFDEKADFSEVKFEDDATFKYAEFDEGASFKNATFKESWNIKYMKARGDFDIAGLDVRDDVDAKYTKINGQSFTSYLIENQN; encoded by the coding sequence ATGGAAATATCAGAATCACTCTCAACTAAACTACGAATCGCAATGCTTTTGCTATTTGGCATCTTTGTCATTCGTGGATTTGCTCAAACTTCTGTTAGTGCTTCTCAGATAATGGAAGATATACGAGAAGGAAAATCTATCTCTTACGAAAATGCAACAATCGTTGGTGAACTGGATTTTACCTACATGGCAGAAAAAATGCCTGACTTACCAAGGAAGTCAAAGTGGTGGAATAATGGAGGAAGCAATACTGTAGAAGAATCTATTGGTGTGAATGTCTCTTTTAAGAATTGTACTTTCGAAGAAGATGTTTTGGCATATATCCATGACGAAAGATCAGGATACACATTTACTGCTGACTTTGATAAAGATGTTATTTTCCAAAACTGTAATTTCCAAAGAAACTCAATGTTCAAATACTCTGACTTTGACGGAAAAGCAGACTTTTCAGGATCTGAGTTTCAAAGAGAAACCACTTTTAAATATGCTGAATTTGATGAAAAAGCGGATTTCTCAGAAGTGAAATTTGAAGATGATGCCACATTTAAGTATGCTGAATTTGATGAAGGGGCCAGCTTTAAGAATGCAACTTTTAAAGAATCCTGGAATATTAAATACATGAAAGCTCGTGGCGATTTCGATATTGCAGGGTTAGATGTACGCGATGATGTGGACGCTAAGTACACGAAGATCAACGGACAGAGCTTCACATCTTATTTGATCGAAAATCAAAATTAA